A genomic window from Pocillopora verrucosa isolate sample1 chromosome 7, ASM3666991v2, whole genome shotgun sequence includes:
- the LOC131789139 gene encoding F-box/LRR-repeat protein 2-like, with protein sequence MEKQIPDSVILEVFRYFTKRELGVLAQVCPRWRRIAYDRSLWCVVDMNDFWPAVDEETLLMLIRTRLSSVKALNLGGCTLTAKVAKELAKRCHQLRSLVFYGAEVESETGHEGIRDFPTGLELMDLRYSWGNFKFMRRLPRHFTQMRYVGLGMDSSESLVPDVFAKMRNLRILDCTDCETLTDDALLKVSMNCPHLESICLNECKNYRGKHLYRVLNNCKSVSTLLIRFTKITDEALMAVSWEKTVVKELDLTGCYFVTTTGLSNVISRLPDIRYFKMNQCGFRHILHLRIYQEVRPTLAYKCLETLDLRWNFLLSAECLEGVLRHSPSLRYLGVSHSPRIPPSVIAEMFKFVSKLRILEFGPLRKEALSESSLVPNLIKMCPLIEAVSLINFKLIDDSDADLVQELRDKCKHIREVKLCSPRIEHVAIGNSGETITVERLLIKMESLLPSPENTLGKVINKLHV encoded by the coding sequence ATGGAGAAACAAATACCCGACTCAGTAATTCTTGAAGTGTTCAGGTACTTTACGAAAAGAGAACTTGGGGTTTTGGCTCAAGTTTGCCCGCGCTGGAGAAGAATTGCGTACGATCGTTCGCTTTGGTGTGTTGTTGACATGAATGATTTTTGGCCTGCGGTTGATGAAGAGACGTTGTTGATGTTGATCAGGACGCGTTTATCTTCGGTAAAAGCTCTTAATTTGGGCGGCTGTACCCTCACAGCCAAGGTGGCTAAAGAACTCGCGAAAAGATGCCATCAACTCCGCAGTCTGGTCTTTTACGGAGCGGAGGTTGAAAGCGAAACGGGACACGAAGGTATACGCGACTTTCCAACGGGCTTAGAACTCATGGATTTACGCTACTCGTGGGGAAATTTCAAGTTTATGAGAAGATTACCGAGGCATTTTACTCAAATGAGATACGTTGGATTAGGGATGGACTCATCTGAGAGTCTCGTGCCTGATGTTTTTGCGAAAATGAGGAACTTGCGCATTCTTGATTGCACGGATTGCGAGACACTGACTGATGACGCACTTCTCAAGGTCTCGATGAATTGTCCGCACTTAGAATCGATATGCTTGAACGAATGCAAGAATTATCGGGGAAAACACCTTTATCGAGTCCTAAATAACTGTAAATCTGTTTCAACACTGCTTATTCGTTTCACAAAGATCACCGATGAGGCACTGATGGCAGTCAGTTGGGAAAAGACCGTGGTGAAAGAACTCGATTTGACCGGTTGCTATTTCGTGACAACCACTGGCCTTTCAAACGTGATTTCTAGGTTGCCGGATATTCGctatttcaaaatgaatcaatGCGGATTTCGGCACATTCTTCATTTGAGAATTTACCAAGAAGTTCGACCAACGTTGGCCTACAAATGTTTAGAGACTTTAGATCTGCGATGGAACTTTCTACTGTCGGCGGAATGTTTGGAGGGCGTTCTGCGACATTCCCCGTCCCTACGATACTTAGGAGTTAGTCACTCCCCAAGGATACCCCCCTCAGTGATAGCTGAGAtgtttaagtttgtttccaagtTGAGGATTTTGGAGTTTGGACCTCTTCGTAAGGAGGCCTTGTCAGAAAGTTCATTAGTACCCAACCTTATCAAGATGTGCCCTCTTATTGAGGCAGTGTCTTTAATCAATTTCAAGTTGATTGATGATTCTGATGCGGACTTGGTCCAGGAACTTAGAGACAAATGCAAACACATCAGGGAAGTTAAACTCTGCAGTCCCCGCATTGAGCACGTCGCCATTGGTAACAGCGGAGAAACCATCACTGTGGAACGACTCCTTATCAAAATGGAGAGCCTACTGCCAAGCCCAGAGAACACACTTGGCAAAGTAATCAACAAATTGCATGTTTAG